Proteins co-encoded in one Kribbella qitaiheensis genomic window:
- a CDS encoding helix-turn-helix domain-containing protein — protein MLASVQGRSAVEAAGMFAMKAQYAREVIHAFNESGFAALDPKWSGGRPRRFGPPVRETVCRVAKTPPQKLGRPFTTWSLSKLVEYLAGHKSIAISTESVRQILRRAGIRWQVSVPV, from the coding sequence GTGCTGGCGTCGGTGCAGGGCCGTAGCGCGGTCGAGGCTGCGGGCATGTTCGCGATGAAGGCGCAGTACGCGCGGGAGGTGATCCACGCGTTCAACGAGTCCGGGTTCGCGGCGCTGGACCCAAAATGGAGCGGGGGCCGGCCACGCAGGTTCGGGCCCCCGGTGCGTGAGACGGTCTGCCGGGTCGCGAAGACGCCGCCGCAGAAGCTGGGTCGCCCGTTCACGACGTGGAGTTTGTCGAAGCTGGTCGAGTACCTGGCCGGGCACAAGAGCATCGCCATCAGTACCGAGTCGGTGCGCCAGATCCTGCGTCGAGCCGGCATCAGGTGGCAGGTGAGTGTGCCAGTCTGA
- the istA gene encoding IS21 family transposase produces MSRCPEGSWHLNRRTVRLALGDAVPPTRKSPERVAPVLGPHLATIGGWLTADLDAPKKQRHTARRVWQRLMEEEGVVVAESSVRGLVAQLKTEIGGDRAQVMVPQTHGPAEEAEVDFGEFTAVIAGVVMKVFMFCLRLSHSGKAVHVAYANQTQESFLDGHVRAFEALGGVPTGMIRYDNLRPAVIRVALGRERFEHPRFIAMRSHYGYDSFFCAPGLEGAHEKGGVEGEIGRFRRRHLTPVPHVASLAALNQALAAADARDDARRIGARAETVGAAAARELVLLNPLPSETFDVSAPLSCRVDAKARVCVRQSYYSVPARFAGRRLEVRLGATAVIVLDAGKVIAEHTRSLHKGSEDLVLDHYLEVLTRKPGAMSGSTALVTARASGAFTAVHQRFWDAARKQHGDGPGTRALIGVLLLHRTMTATVVSAGIEGALVLGNFDPDLVAVTARSAMTSAGATSPPVPVPPTASHAATTQRPTPSLADYDQLLQKETA; encoded by the coding sequence TTGAGCCGCTGTCCGGAAGGTTCGTGGCACCTCAATCGGCGCACGGTGCGTCTGGCGTTGGGTGATGCGGTGCCTCCGACGCGGAAATCTCCAGAGCGTGTGGCGCCGGTGCTGGGCCCGCATCTGGCCACGATCGGTGGCTGGCTGACCGCGGACCTGGACGCCCCGAAGAAGCAGCGGCATACCGCTCGCCGGGTCTGGCAGCGGCTGATGGAGGAAGAGGGTGTCGTGGTGGCCGAGTCCAGCGTGCGGGGGTTGGTCGCCCAGCTGAAGACCGAGATCGGTGGGGACCGGGCGCAGGTGATGGTGCCCCAGACTCATGGACCGGCCGAGGAGGCCGAGGTCGACTTCGGGGAGTTCACTGCGGTGATCGCTGGGGTGGTGATGAAGGTGTTCATGTTTTGCCTGCGGCTGTCGCATTCGGGCAAAGCGGTCCATGTTGCCTATGCCAATCAGACCCAGGAATCGTTCCTGGATGGGCATGTGCGTGCGTTCGAGGCGCTGGGTGGGGTACCGACCGGGATGATCCGTTACGACAACCTCAGGCCCGCGGTGATCCGGGTCGCGCTGGGCCGGGAACGGTTCGAGCATCCACGGTTCATCGCGATGCGCTCCCACTACGGCTATGACTCGTTCTTCTGCGCGCCAGGCTTAGAGGGTGCTCATGAGAAGGGCGGTGTCGAGGGCGAGATCGGCCGGTTCCGCCGACGGCACCTCACTCCTGTCCCGCACGTGGCATCGTTGGCCGCGCTGAACCAGGCCCTGGCCGCCGCCGATGCCCGCGACGACGCGCGCCGCATCGGTGCCCGCGCCGAGACCGTGGGAGCGGCCGCGGCCCGTGAACTGGTCTTGCTGAACCCGCTGCCGAGTGAAACCTTCGATGTCTCGGCCCCGCTGTCATGCCGGGTCGACGCCAAAGCACGGGTCTGTGTCCGCCAGTCGTACTACTCGGTCCCGGCCCGGTTCGCTGGTCGCCGGCTCGAGGTTCGTCTCGGCGCCACCGCGGTGATCGTGCTCGACGCAGGCAAGGTGATCGCTGAACATACCCGGTCGCTGCACAAGGGCAGCGAGGATCTCGTTCTGGACCACTATCTGGAAGTCCTCACCCGCAAACCCGGCGCCATGTCCGGGTCCACCGCCTTGGTCACCGCGCGAGCATCCGGGGCGTTCACGGCGGTTCATCAACGGTTCTGGGACGCCGCCCGCAAGCAACACGGCGACGGGCCCGGCACCCGCGCCCTGATCGGGGTGCTGTTGCTCCACCGCACCATGACCGCGACCGTGGTGAGTGCGGGCATCGAAGGCGCGCTGGTGCTCGGAAACTTCGATCCCGACCTGGTCGCGGTCACCGCACGCAGCGCGATGACCTCAGCCGGCGCGACCTCCCCGCCGGTCCCGGTTCCACCCACCGCGTCCCACGCTGCGACGACCCAACGGCCGACGCCATCACTGGCCGACTACGACCAACTACTCCAGAAAGAAACCGCATGA
- the istB gene encoding IS21-like element helper ATPase IstB, which produces MSPATKTAPAATPTTTVTALSDPAAEAAIHAACRLLALPTIRAEAIAMAEASAKQRLTHKAFLAEILTAECDERDARRRIRRVNEAKFPRTKRLTEFDHTVLPDLPAPTLAHLAGGGWIDAGQPLVLLGDSGTGKTHLLIALGTAAAEQGRRVRYVTTAALVNELVEASDDKQLSRVVGRYARLDLLCLDEIGYVRLDPRGAELLFQIITAREERASIACASNAPFSEWGATFTDPRLAAAVVDRLTFNAHIIQTGTKSYRLNTTRQTRSRTATN; this is translated from the coding sequence ATGAGCCCCGCCACGAAAACCGCGCCAGCCGCCACCCCGACGACCACGGTGACCGCCCTGTCTGACCCCGCCGCCGAGGCCGCGATCCACGCCGCTTGCCGACTACTCGCACTGCCCACCATCCGCGCCGAAGCCATCGCGATGGCCGAGGCCTCAGCCAAGCAACGCCTTACCCACAAGGCATTCCTGGCCGAAATCCTCACCGCGGAATGCGACGAACGCGACGCCCGCCGCCGGATCCGGCGAGTCAACGAGGCCAAGTTCCCCCGCACCAAACGCCTCACCGAGTTCGACCACACCGTGCTGCCCGACCTACCGGCACCGACGCTGGCACACCTGGCCGGCGGCGGCTGGATCGACGCCGGACAACCACTGGTCCTGCTCGGCGACTCCGGCACCGGGAAAACACACCTGCTCATCGCACTCGGCACCGCAGCAGCCGAGCAAGGACGCCGGGTCCGCTACGTGACCACCGCCGCCTTGGTCAACGAGCTCGTCGAAGCCTCAGACGACAAACAGCTGTCCCGCGTCGTGGGCCGCTACGCCCGACTCGACCTGCTCTGCCTCGACGAGATCGGCTACGTCCGCCTCGACCCACGCGGCGCGGAACTGCTCTTCCAGATCATCACCGCCCGCGAAGAACGAGCATCCATCGCCTGCGCATCCAACGCCCCATTCTCCGAATGGGGCGCCACCTTCACCGACCCCCGCCTCGCCGCCGCAGTCGTGGACAGACTCACCTTCAACGCACACATCATCCAGACCGGCACCAAGTCCTACAGACTCAACACCACCCGGCAAACCCGCAGCCGAACCGCCACCAACTAA
- a CDS encoding IS3 family transposase (programmed frameshift), producing the protein MPRSKRNFTPEYREEAVKSVIETSRPVAQVAKELGINPGTLSNWVAAYRRDHAGEEPPLTVNERARLRELERETRELQMELTFLKKAAGVLRQGSSMSERFEFIDAEYADDKAYKDADAPSIVQMCRWFGVGRSSFNEWRNRPVSVTAKRRADLKLIISKSFEESDDTYGYRRVHADLVDWGVPCGLELVRVLMRELGLEPCQPRPWRHGLTERDGLAGAIPDLVERDFTAEAPGLKMVGDITYISTWEGWLYLATVIDCHTKAVVGWAMDDNYKTPLIEAAIEMAVRNHELADGAIFHSDRGSNYTSAQFAATLKKNNLRQSVGRTGICYDNAMAESFFGTLKNERIYRTEYPTREHARRDVARYIELRYNTKRRRSGLGYRTPQQAHDEYLEKQLAA; encoded by the exons TTGCCGCGTTCGAAGAGGAATTTCACTCCTGAGTATCGGGAGGAAGCTGTGAAGTCGGTGATCGAGACTTCGCGGCCAGTAGCTCAGGTAGCGAAAGAGCTCGGTATCAATCCGGGGACTTTGAGTAATTGGGTAGCTGCGTATCGGCGTGATCATGCCGGCGAGGAGCCGCCGCTCACTGTGAATGAGCGGGCCAGGCTGCGTGAGCTTGAGCGTGAGACGCGGGAGTTGCAGATGGAGCTCACGTTCTTGAAAAAAGCCGCAG GCGTACTTCGCCAAGGATCATCGATGAGCGAAAGGTTCGAGTTCATCGACGCGGAATATGCGGATGATAAGGCTTACAAGGACGCTGATGCGCCATCGATTGTTCAGATGTGCCGATGGTTCGGGGTGGGCCGGTCCAGTTTCAACGAGTGGCGGAACCGGCCGGTCTCGGTGACGGCGAAGCGCCGAGCCGATCTCAAGCTGATCATCAGCAAGTCGTTCGAGGAGTCCGATGACACCTACGGGTACCGGCGGGTGCATGCCGATCTGGTGGATTGGGGCGTGCCGTGCGGGCTCGAACTGGTGCGGGTCCTGATGCGGGAGCTGGGCCTGGAGCCGTGTCAGCCGCGGCCGTGGCGGCACGGTCTGACCGAGCGAGATGGCCTGGCCGGCGCGATCCCGGACCTGGTCGAGCGCGACTTCACCGCGGAAGCTCCAGGTCTCAAGATGGTCGGCGACATCACCTACATCTCGACCTGGGAGGGCTGGCTCTATCTGGCGACCGTGATCGATTGCCACACCAAGGCGGTGGTCGGGTGGGCGATGGACGATAACTACAAGACCCCACTGATCGAGGCCGCCATCGAAATGGCTGTCCGGAACCATGAACTCGCTGACGGCGCGATCTTTCATTCCGACCGTGGCAGTAATTACACGTCCGCCCAGTTCGCCGCCACCTTGAAGAAGAACAATCTTCGCCAATCGGTCGGCCGGACCGGCATCTGTTACGACAACGCCATGGCTGAATCGTTCTTCGGAACTCTCAAGAACGAGCGTATCTATCGCACTGAATATCCCACCCGCGAACATGCACGCCGCGACGTTGCCCGCTACATCGAATTGCGTTACAATACCAAACGTCGCCGCTCAGGGCTTGGCTATCGAACCCCACAACAAGCCCATGACGAGTACCTGGAAAAGCAGCTCGCAGCGTGA
- a CDS encoding DUF6891 domain-containing protein: MTDQVIGERAARELRGLARVLVRSGYADRAAVTAALTEAVREDAPSADPATLVPELIDEAVAALAADSADWPDETDPDRLDVVLAELESLGVVVVRYCTDHHDARQALEAAAEPKGLVFFTDTDVWHAVDFGMLELKVWHPDTANVAPGEPLLDDVLALLHERDLPAVFDEGRIETTLTWQRRVGY, encoded by the coding sequence GTGACGGATCAGGTGATCGGCGAGCGGGCCGCGCGTGAGCTGCGCGGTCTCGCTCGCGTCCTGGTGCGGTCCGGGTACGCCGACCGCGCCGCCGTGACGGCCGCGTTGACCGAGGCCGTGCGGGAGGATGCGCCTTCCGCCGACCCGGCCACGCTCGTCCCGGAGCTGATCGACGAGGCCGTGGCGGCTCTTGCTGCCGACTCGGCTGACTGGCCCGACGAGACCGATCCCGACCGGCTGGACGTAGTACTGGCTGAGCTGGAGTCGCTGGGTGTCGTGGTGGTTCGCTACTGCACGGACCACCACGACGCACGGCAGGCGTTGGAGGCTGCGGCGGAGCCGAAGGGCCTGGTGTTCTTTACCGACACCGATGTCTGGCACGCCGTCGATTTCGGGATGCTCGAGCTGAAGGTCTGGCACCCGGACACCGCCAACGTGGCCCCCGGCGAACCGCTGCTGGACGACGTACTGGCGCTACTGCACGAGCGCGACCTTCCTGCCGTCTTCGACGAGGGCCGCATCGAGACCACCCTGACCTGGCAGCGCCGGGTCGGCTACTGA
- the pdxT gene encoding pyridoxal 5'-phosphate synthase glutaminase subunit PdxT encodes MSKPVIGVFALQGNVREHLAMLAQVGVEGRPVRRPSELAEVDGLVLPGGESTTMDKLARSFELFEPLQKRIADGMPTFGTCAGMIMLANEITGGIEGQETLGGLDVTVRRNAFGRQVDSFEADLEFAAFDTAYHAVFIRAPWVERVGREVEVLSTVSSGPAEGRIVAVRHDRLLATSFHPEMTGDARLHGYFADLVRDH; translated from the coding sequence GTGAGCAAGCCTGTGATCGGCGTGTTCGCCCTGCAGGGCAACGTGCGGGAGCATCTCGCGATGCTGGCCCAGGTCGGCGTCGAAGGCCGGCCGGTACGCCGTCCGTCGGAGCTCGCCGAGGTCGACGGGCTGGTGCTGCCGGGTGGCGAGTCGACCACGATGGACAAGCTGGCCCGGTCGTTCGAGCTGTTCGAACCGCTGCAGAAGCGGATCGCGGACGGGATGCCGACGTTCGGGACCTGCGCCGGGATGATCATGCTGGCGAACGAGATCACCGGCGGGATCGAGGGCCAGGAGACGCTCGGCGGACTCGACGTCACGGTCCGCCGGAACGCGTTCGGGCGGCAGGTGGACTCCTTCGAGGCGGACCTGGAGTTCGCGGCTTTCGACACGGCGTACCACGCGGTGTTCATCCGGGCACCCTGGGTGGAGCGGGTCGGCCGGGAGGTCGAGGTGCTCTCGACCGTGAGCTCTGGCCCGGCTGAAGGTAGGATCGTCGCGGTTCGTCACGATCGGCTGCTGGCCACCTCGTTCCACCCGGAGATGACGGGTGACGCCCGGCTGCACGGATACTTCGCTGATCTGGTGCGCGACCACTAA
- a CDS encoding YebC/PmpR family DNA-binding transcriptional regulator, with the protein MSGHSKWATTKHKKAVIDSRRAKLFAKLIKNIEVAARTGGGDLAGNPTLYDAVQKAKKSSVPNDNIDRAVKRGSGAEAGGADWQSITYEGYGPNGVAMLIECLTDNRNRAAADVRTAMTRNGGSLADPNSVAYLFHRKGVIVVNKEQDGKSYSEDDVMEAVLEAGADEVNDDGESFEVISEASDLVKVRTALQEAGIDYESADASFVPSMTVDLDADGAGKIFRLIDALEESDDVQNVYANFDVSDEVMEQVS; encoded by the coding sequence ATGTCAGGCCACTCCAAATGGGCCACCACCAAGCACAAGAAAGCGGTCATCGACTCGAGGCGCGCCAAGCTCTTCGCGAAGCTGATCAAGAACATCGAGGTGGCCGCCCGCACGGGCGGTGGTGACCTCGCGGGTAACCCGACCCTGTACGACGCGGTCCAGAAGGCGAAGAAGTCCTCGGTCCCGAACGACAACATCGACCGCGCGGTCAAGCGCGGCTCCGGTGCCGAGGCCGGTGGCGCGGACTGGCAGTCGATCACGTACGAGGGCTACGGGCCGAACGGCGTCGCGATGCTGATCGAGTGCCTGACCGACAACCGGAACCGGGCCGCGGCCGACGTACGGACCGCGATGACCCGCAACGGCGGCTCGCTCGCCGACCCGAACAGCGTCGCGTACCTGTTCCACCGCAAGGGCGTCATCGTGGTCAACAAGGAGCAGGACGGCAAGTCCTACTCCGAGGACGACGTGATGGAGGCCGTCCTCGAGGCCGGCGCCGACGAGGTGAACGACGACGGTGAGTCCTTCGAGGTGATCAGCGAGGCCAGCGACCTGGTCAAGGTCAGGACCGCGCTGCAGGAGGCCGGGATCGACTACGAGTCGGCCGACGCGTCCTTCGTCCCGTCGATGACGGTCGACCTGGACGCCGACGGCGCGGGCAAGATCTTCCGCCTCATCGACGCCCTCGAGGAAAGCGACGACGTCCAGAACGTCTACGCCAACTTCGACGTCTCCGACGAGGTCATGGAACAGGTCAGCTGA
- a CDS encoding hotdog fold domain-containing protein, which yields MATQVFGMWEKLRGVPGGTRAFSLAFTWKAPYFRSIRPRFVQVSPNYASLVLPKRRAVQNHIGTVHAIAVCNGLEAAMGALAEATVPSGKRWLPKGMEVAYLAKSTSDLTCSAETDPDAWSAGPRRTGPGEGGPFRRHGRGRRHHQPVGHRQEVVMRSPA from the coding sequence ATGGCGACTCAGGTGTTCGGGATGTGGGAGAAGTTGCGCGGCGTACCGGGTGGGACCCGGGCGTTCTCGCTCGCGTTCACCTGGAAGGCGCCGTACTTCCGGTCCATCCGGCCGCGATTCGTGCAGGTGAGCCCGAACTACGCGTCGCTCGTACTGCCGAAGCGGCGGGCGGTGCAGAACCACATCGGCACGGTGCATGCCATTGCCGTGTGCAACGGTCTGGAGGCCGCAATGGGCGCGCTGGCCGAGGCGACCGTGCCCAGCGGAAAGCGGTGGCTGCCCAAGGGCATGGAGGTCGCTTACCTGGCCAAGTCGACCTCAGACCTCACCTGCTCGGCAGAGACCGACCCGGACGCCTGGAGCGCGGGCCCCCGACGTACCGGTCCGGGTGAAGGCGGTCCGTTCCGACGGCACGGTCGTGGTCGAAGGCACCATCAACCTGTGGGTCACCGACAAGAAGTAGTAATGCGCTCGCCCGCGTGA
- a CDS encoding GNAT family N-acetyltransferase: MTDAVRLVDIAVEHLDDVIRVRSRSFGPLDAASRDDWMKDAKEFIDGGRYLGVMDGDEVVAAARFWDFQQWWGGRRVPMAGIAGVVVSPEYRGRGVGSLLMRGVLQRAVDKGFPLTALYPATTVIYRHLGYEFGGGRYRFSFPAVGLRALGGKEVPVRRAGADDAARILELVAQAHTAGRTSGPLVWSESKVADWLADDDNFGYLAEDGFVVYNWEGGDLRVDEIIAGSEATARALWATVGSGSSIARTVSAYVPPSDPIHLLIEQEADKNAQLQRWMLRLLDAPAAIAARGFGIGASLEADLELEDAELPSNTGRWHLSVADGSGSLTPSTASSEALRLTARGLAGLYAGTPLATLRRAGLALGGSQAADAVLDTAFTSASYMLDYF, encoded by the coding sequence GTGACTGATGCTGTGCGACTCGTCGACATTGCTGTTGAGCACCTCGACGACGTGATCCGGGTCCGATCCCGGTCGTTCGGACCGCTGGACGCAGCCAGCCGGGACGACTGGATGAAGGACGCCAAGGAGTTCATCGACGGCGGCCGGTACCTCGGGGTGATGGACGGCGACGAGGTGGTCGCGGCGGCCCGGTTCTGGGACTTCCAGCAGTGGTGGGGCGGCCGGCGGGTACCGATGGCCGGTATCGCCGGCGTCGTGGTCTCCCCGGAGTACAGGGGGCGTGGGGTCGGCAGCTTGCTGATGCGCGGCGTACTGCAGCGTGCGGTGGACAAGGGCTTCCCGCTCACCGCGCTCTACCCGGCGACCACCGTGATCTACCGGCACCTCGGGTACGAGTTCGGTGGTGGCCGGTACCGATTCAGCTTTCCAGCGGTCGGCCTGCGAGCCCTTGGTGGCAAGGAAGTCCCCGTACGCCGGGCGGGCGCCGACGACGCCGCACGCATCCTCGAGTTGGTCGCGCAGGCGCACACTGCCGGTCGTACCAGCGGTCCGCTCGTCTGGTCCGAGTCGAAGGTGGCCGACTGGCTCGCTGACGACGACAACTTCGGCTATCTGGCTGAGGACGGTTTCGTCGTCTACAACTGGGAAGGCGGCGACCTGCGGGTCGACGAGATCATCGCCGGCTCCGAAGCGACCGCACGTGCTTTGTGGGCCACTGTCGGCTCCGGCTCCTCCATTGCGCGCACTGTGAGTGCGTACGTGCCTCCGAGCGATCCGATCCATCTCCTGATCGAGCAGGAGGCCGACAAGAACGCCCAGCTCCAGCGGTGGATGCTCCGCCTCCTCGACGCCCCAGCAGCGATCGCCGCACGCGGCTTTGGGATTGGCGCCTCGCTGGAGGCCGACCTGGAGCTGGAAGACGCTGAGCTGCCCAGTAACACCGGCCGCTGGCATCTGTCGGTCGCGGACGGCTCTGGCTCACTGACCCCTTCCACAGCGAGCAGTGAAGCCCTCCGCCTCACCGCACGCGGCCTAGCGGGCCTGTACGCCGGTACGCCGCTCGCCACGTTGCGCCGGGCGGGCCTCGCTCTCGGTGGTTCGCAGGCGGCCGATGCTGTCTTGGACACCGCGTTCACCAGCGCGTCGTACATGCTCGACTACTTCTGA
- the ruvC gene encoding crossover junction endodeoxyribonuclease RuvC — MRVLGVDPGLTRCGLGVVEGSPGRPPALVAVGVIRTPADLDVAKRLVRIEAGIEEWIAEHKPDAVAVERVFAQHNVRTVMGTAQASGVAMVVAARHGLPVALHTPSEVKAAVTGSGRAGKEQVTAMVTRILKLAERPTPADAADALALAICHVWRGGATSRLQEAAGSRAELEAKAQAQSRLQVARLKAAVAAQGGQR, encoded by the coding sequence ATGCGCGTACTCGGTGTCGACCCTGGCCTGACCAGGTGCGGCCTCGGCGTCGTCGAGGGCTCACCCGGACGGCCGCCGGCGCTCGTCGCGGTCGGCGTGATCCGGACTCCGGCCGACCTGGACGTGGCCAAGCGCCTGGTCCGGATCGAGGCCGGGATCGAGGAGTGGATCGCCGAGCACAAGCCGGACGCGGTCGCGGTCGAGCGCGTGTTCGCTCAGCACAACGTCCGGACTGTGATGGGGACGGCGCAGGCTTCCGGGGTCGCGATGGTGGTCGCGGCCCGGCACGGACTGCCAGTGGCGCTGCACACGCCTAGTGAGGTCAAGGCCGCTGTCACCGGGTCGGGGCGCGCTGGCAAGGAGCAGGTGACGGCGATGGTCACCCGGATCCTCAAGCTGGCCGAGCGCCCGACTCCGGCCGATGCCGCGGACGCGCTGGCGCTGGCGATCTGCCACGTCTGGCGGGGCGGGGCGACGAGCCGGCTGCAGGAGGCCGCTGGGAGCCGGGCTGAGCTGGAGGCGAAGGCGCAGGCCCAGTCCCGGTTGCAGGTCGCGAGGTTGAAGGCAGCGGTGGCGGCGCAGGGTGGGCAACGATGA
- the ruvA gene encoding Holliday junction branch migration protein RuvA, translating into MIAFVRGPVAAIGLDSCVIEVGGVGLQVYCHPGTLATLRPGQEFKLATSMVVREDSLTLYGFSDADEKELFELLQTASGVGPKLAQAALAVLSPDQLRQAVAAEDLAMLVKIPGVGKKVAQRLVLELKDKIGAPSRTVSGRPLQPAEAWRQQVHAGLVGLGWSARDAEDAVIAVSPLAAGTSEPSVPDLLRAALRALSKA; encoded by the coding sequence ATGATCGCGTTCGTGCGTGGCCCGGTGGCCGCGATCGGGCTGGACAGTTGCGTGATCGAGGTCGGGGGAGTGGGCCTGCAGGTCTACTGCCACCCCGGGACGCTGGCGACGCTCCGGCCGGGTCAGGAGTTCAAGCTGGCCACCTCGATGGTGGTGCGGGAGGACTCGCTGACTCTGTACGGGTTCTCGGACGCCGACGAGAAGGAGCTGTTCGAGCTGCTCCAGACCGCGTCGGGCGTCGGCCCGAAGCTGGCTCAGGCGGCGCTCGCGGTACTGAGCCCGGATCAGCTGCGGCAGGCTGTCGCAGCCGAGGACCTGGCCATGCTGGTGAAGATCCCCGGCGTGGGCAAGAAGGTCGCGCAACGACTCGTGCTCGAACTGAAGGACAAGATCGGTGCACCGTCGCGAACGGTTTCCGGACGCCCGCTGCAGCCGGCCGAGGCCTGGCGCCAGCAGGTGCATGCCGGTCTGGTCGGGCTCGGCTGGTCCGCGCGCGACGCCGAAGACGCCGTGATCGCCGTGTCCCCCTTGGCTGCGGGCACCAGCGAGCCGTCGGTGCCTGACCTGCTCAGGGCCGCCCTCCGCGCGCTGTCGAAGGCATAG
- the yajC gene encoding preprotein translocase subunit YajC yields MQLIAVPMASSGGGGITLLLPLILIVGMIWFMSRTQRKQRQKQADTVAQLVPGTKVVTTSGVVGIVEEVDDEYVTLEISEGVLVQFVKGAVGRVILDEIEEPADEAADADDEEPAEEVRDTVDVPETGEKVQDKAKLPPTHTEN; encoded by the coding sequence ATGCAACTGATCGCCGTACCGATGGCCTCCTCCGGCGGAGGGGGCATCACGCTCCTGCTCCCGCTGATCCTGATCGTCGGGATGATCTGGTTCATGAGCCGGACGCAGCGCAAGCAGCGCCAGAAGCAGGCCGACACGGTCGCCCAGCTGGTGCCGGGCACCAAGGTGGTCACCACCAGCGGTGTGGTCGGCATCGTCGAGGAGGTCGACGACGAGTACGTCACGCTCGAGATCTCCGAGGGCGTCCTGGTCCAGTTCGTGAAGGGCGCGGTCGGCCGGGTCATCCTGGACGAGATCGAGGAGCCGGCAGATGAGGCTGCCGACGCCGACGACGAGGAGCCGGCCGAAGAGGTCCGGGACACGGTGGACGTGCCCGAGACCGGTGAAAAGGTGCAGGACAAGGCGAAGCTGCCGCCTACGCACACCGAGAACTGA